The genomic interval TGTCGAATCAACAGGAGGGGAAGCTACCGGAGACAACCGAGGGTCAAATTTCGGCGTTAATCAAATCCCTGCGTCAACATCGATGCCTGCTGGTTTTAGACAATCTGGAGTCGATCTTACAAAGCGGGCAACAGACGGGGTGTTACCGGGCGGATTATGAGGACTATGGGCAGTTGATTTCCCGCGTCAGTGATGAGCGGCATCAAAGCTGTTTGCTCCTGACCAGTCGGGAGAAACCGGGAGAAATTCTGATCCGGGAAGGGGAAACATTGCCTGTGCGATCGCTGCAACTCTCCGGGCTGCAACACGCTGCGGGTGAAAAAATTTTGCAGGAAAAAGGACTGATCGATTCTGCCGCCACCTGTGGGCAACTGATTGACCATTACAGCGGCAATCCGCTGGCATTGAAGATTGCAGCAGCGACAATTCGATCGTTGTTTAGTGGCAACATCGCCACATTCCTGAGCCAGGGAACCGTGGTGTTCGGTGATGTTTCTGAACTGCTGAATCAACAGTTCAATCGCCTTTCAGCTCTGGAACAACAGGTAATGTACTGGTTAGCGATCGCCCGTGAGTGGATCACGTTAGAGGAATTACAGGCGGATATTGTGCCCGCCGTTTCGCAACGGGATTTATTAGAAACACTGGTATCGTTGCAGGGGCGTTCTTTAATTGAATCAAACGGAATTGGCTTTTCCCAACAGCCCGTTGTCATGGACTACATGACGCAGCGGTTGGTGAAACAGTTTTACAATGATATTTCAGCTCGAAAACTGAGGTACTTTAGCCAATATTTGTTGATTAAGGCTCAGGCAAAGGACTACATTCGTGAAGCACAGGTTCGCCTGATCTTGCAACCTGTAAGAGACAAACTACTGGCAGCTTTTGAGACCCAACAAAATCTGGAAAGCCAGCTCAATAGCCTGTTACCCCTGCTGCGGAATCAGTCCCTGGCTAAGGAAGGTTATGCCGCAGGCAATTTGCTGAATTTGTTCTGGCAATTGCAGAGTAATTTGAACGATCGTGACTTCTCAAACTTAGCAATCCGCCAAGCCTATCTGCCCAATGTCACCCTCCACCGGGCCAACTTTACCCACTGCCAGATTGAGCAATCGGTTTTCGCTGAAACCTTTGGGGGTGTGATTTCGGTGGCGTTTAGTCCGGACGGTCAGCGTCTCGCAACCAGTGATACCAGTAGTGATATTCAAATCTGGGAAGTTTCTAGCGGAAGACAACTGCTGATCTGTAAGGGACACAATCACTGGACCTGGGCAGTTGCTTTCAGCCCCAATGGTCAGTTTCTTGCCAGTGCCAGTGATGATTATCTGGTCAAGCTTTGGGATGCTCAGACTGGAGATTGTCTCAAAACTTTTGTGGGACATACCTATTCGGTGAATGCGATCGCGTTCAGTCCCAATGGACATTTCCTCGCAACCAGTTCCCAGGATGCCACCATTCGTCTATGGGATCTGCGGATTTCTGGGCATTCATCGCCCACAATTGCCTGCGAAGATCGTTCAGATGTTGCGAATGATTCTATGCAACTATTGGGACATTTGAGCCGAGTCTGGTCTGTCGCCTTTAGTCCCGATGGTAAAACCCTGGCAAGTGGCTCGGAAGATCAGACCATTAAGCTGTGGGATTGGCACACAGGTGAATGCTTGAAAACGTTAACTGGACATCAGGGCTGGATCAAGGCGATCGCGTTCAGTTCCATTGGCACCCACCTTGCCAGTGGCAGTTTTGACCATACGATTAAAATCTGGGATGGGGAAACGGGTGCCTGTTTGAGAACCCTATATGGGCATACCAGCACTGTGACGACGATCTCATTTAGTCCAGATGGACAATTGCTCGCCAGCAGTAGCTATGATCAAACCCTCAAGCTATGGGATGTGCAAACAGGGCAATGTGTCAAAACACTGTACGGTCATGGCAATCGGGTTTGGTCCGTTGCGTTCAGTCCGACAGGTCAACAACTGGCAAGTGGAGGGGATGACCATGCTGCCAAACTGTGGGATATCAAAACTGGACAATGCCTCAAGACCATCAAAGGGACATACTAATTCGGTGATGGAGATCGCTCTCAGTCCGGATGGTCATCATTTAGCCAGTGGGCATGAAGACCAGAACGTGCGGCTGTGGGGCGTTTCTACCAGAAAATGTGTGCAAACCTTACAGGGGCATACCAATCGGGTCTGGTCAGTTGCCTTCAAGCCCCAAAGTGTTCCCGATGATGAGAGCAGCGAGGATAACTGTAAAGCTACGATTACCCTCGCCAGTGGAAGTGCGGATCAAACCATCAAACTCTGGAATTGGCAGACTGGACAATGTGTGAAAACCCTGTATGGGCACAGTAGTTGGGTTTGGTCCGTTGCGTTTAGCCCCGATGGAGCATGGATTGCCAGCGGCAGCTACGATCGCACCATCAAACTGTGGGATGTGGATGCCGGAAAGTGCGTAAAAACATTAGAGGAACACACTGCTCCAGTCACTTCGGTGGCACTCAGCCCGGATGGTCAATGGTTAGGTAGCGGTAGCTTTGATGCCACTGTGAAACTGTGGGAAGTTGCCACAGGTCAATGCTTGAAAACGTTTATTGGACACCAAAATAGTGTCTGGCAAGTTGAATTTAGCCCCGATGGACAGAAGCTTGTCAGTTGCAGTTTTGACCTCACAATTAAGCTTTGGGATGTGCAGTCGGGTGAGTGCCTGCAAACCTTTGAAGGACATACCGCAGCCATCGCAACGGTTAGATTTAGCCCCAATGGGCAACAGTTAATTAGTGGTGGTTTTGATCAAACAATACAAATTTGGGATATTGCTACGGGTAAAAGCATACAAGTTTTGCAGGGGCATACTGGAATTGTTTCAACCCTGGTGTGCCAATCCGTTAATCTATCGTCGGAATGTGTTCGTGGGGGCGGGCAGAACCATGCCTGCCTTTCTGGCTCTACACTCCGCAGCCAAAGGGATGCGCTTTCTCCTCCAGCCTCTTGCTCAATTTTCAGCGGCAGCTTTGACGAGACGATTAAGTGTTGGAGCCTGGAAACCCGATCGTGTCACTCCACATTGAGAGTTCCCCGTCCCTATGAGGGCATGAATATCAGCCACACCACTGGACTCAATGAAGCTCAAAGGGTGACTTTGAGCGCTTTAGGAGCAACGAGTGACAAATCATAAGCATAAGCATAAGAGGATGTCTTAAAAGTCCTACTGTTGGTAGCAATCCTTACTGATCCCCCTAAATCCCCCTTAAAAAGGGGGACTTTTGTTCCAGTTCCCCCTTTTTAAGGCTACCGTGTACACACAAGTGGGGCTTGAGCTAGTTTCCACCCGATGAAGATTGCCTCAAACTGCCGCAAACCATGAATTAGAGTAGGCATTCCGGGGGGACGTTGGGAGCGATAACCCGACCATCCTCCTAAGCGAGCAATTAACCAGGTTGCCCAAGCTAAAGAACTGGGAGGATGAGGATTCTGCTGTTTTTGAGTGTGTCCTTGCAACGTCGGTTCTAGCTGAGTGAGGCATTGCTGCTGTTCATCGCTAAAGGCAACAGAGGCAGATAACTCAGGGTTATCTCGCCCTTCCACCAGTTGTAGGACTCGCACGGCAATCGACAGCGCCAGCACAGTCAAGCGTTGAATGGCATCTACCGATTCCAGTTGCGTCGCTTCGAGATTGAGTCCGGCCTGTTTGAGGGTGGCAAACAGTTGTTCAATCCGCCAGCGCCAGCAGTACCACTGAATGACTTGGAGTGCCTGTTCTAAGCAAACGACTTCATGAGTGGTCAACAGTCGCCAATGAATCGGTTGTTGTCCAGGGGGTGGGTTGACTTCCTGTGCCTCTACGGCGTAGAGACCCACACTGGGAGGATAGTCGTGAGCGTTGAGGTTGTCGGGTCGCCGGATCTCAACCTTCGCCACACGCACGAACTAGCAATGCCTCTCGTGCAGTTTGCCCTCGACGGGGATCTTCTACCACTTGCACGGTGTAACTTCCCTGAACGGGTTGAATCGTCAGGTAGTCATAGAGCGATAACGACTGATGCCACAGACGACGATTTTGACACACCCTGATTAATAAATGGGTTTGAGCGTCTGGAACCGTCGCCCATTCTTCATACAGGTCGCTTTCACGGTCGCCGATATGAGTGATTAACCTCGCTCCTCCAGCCCTCAAACATCGGTTGCTGCCTTCAGCCGATCGCAGCCATTTGTAGGATTCCTTTTCCTCAATCGGCAGGTGTTGATAGTCGCGTTGATGTTTATCGCTATGGTCGATGTCACGACTCCACAAATGAATGGTACTTAACCCTAATGGAAAGCCAGTCTCGGCATTCAGCACCAGGGTTGGATGAATGAAAAACCCAACATCTCGGTCGTTGCCAACGACCCCAAGTCCTTGCGGCTTTAACCGCCCTGCATGGGACTGCAAGTTAACCTCACTGCTATCACTAATCGATAACACATGCAATCCTTCCACCTGCGCCTGGCACTGGTCAGCAACACTCCGCACTAACTCGGATATCGTCACGTTTTCATTCTCCAAGAAACGATAGTAGCCAATCTGTTCAGCTCGATTTTGGCTGATTTGGGAATGTTTACCGATTGGTGCTGAAGCATTGCTTCATACAGTGCCGCCCCCTTTTGACTAAACGAGGGTCACCAAATGCAGTTCCTTTGATTTGTGCTGCATGAATGAGAATGGGGTTATCCATAATCAATGAGAGTTTTGAGGAGCTACCTTAGTCTAGGCTCGATTTGTGTGTACACGGTAGCTTTTTAAGGGGGGCTAGGGGGGATCGAGGCAATGTTTTTAACTTCTCAAACATCCTCTAAGGCTCAACAGTTCGTTGATAATTTAGATATCTAACCCCCTGTTCAAAACCTTTTTTACTTGTTTGGGTGCTTGCATTTCGGTAAAGAGTTGAATGGCGCGATCGCAATTCGTTTGGCTGTCTGATGCTTTGCCCATGCTTTGATAGGTCAAGCCCAATTGAAAATAAGCTTGTGCTAGATCGCATTTTGCGCCAATTTTATCTAGCAAATCGATCGCAGTTAAATGATTATTTAGGGCTACATCAAACCTGGCTTGTTGGCGTTGAATTTCTGCTAAGCCAATCAGGGCTTTCGCTTTTGTTTGAGTGTAGTGACCGGCTTCAGCAAAGGTCAGCACTTTTTGGAAGAGTTCCGTTGCTTGGGCAAACTCGCCTAAGTTGACGTAAGTTTGGCCGAGAATTTGGATAAAATAGGCAAACCTACCCGTTTGTTCGGTCAGGTGTTGATCCAGAAGAGATTGGTAAACAACGTCTGCCAGGGTGGTGGATTCTTCCTTTAACCCTGAGTAGGACTTGACCAATGCAAGACAAACCGTTGCTTTTTCTGCCCAGCGATGATGGGCGGTGTTCGTCGCTAGGTCAATGACCTGTTGAAATTGCAATGCCGCAAATTCCAGTTCCCATAAGTCAATTTGATACAGCCCAATGCTTAAACGGGAATCCACTTCCAGCATTTTCAAATAGTAGCGCTGATGTTTTGTTTCTAAAGCATCCGTCAGTGTTTGCAGTGCTTGAGTGGCAAGGGAAATCGTTTTTTCCTGACAGGCGATCGCAGCATGGATCTTGCCCGTAATCCAGTACAAGTCTCCCAGGATGTTATACAGTTCGCTTAAGTGATTGTGGGATTGAATATGGGGAATGATGGGTAGAATTGCCGCCAACACAGGCTGGAGCAATCCCATCCGGTAGAGCGTACTGCCAAGTGGTAAAAACTGTTGCCACTGGTTGTTCCTGCTTCTGAGAATAACCTGACTGGCAGCTTCATAGTCCTGAACAGCAATGCAGTGGTAATAAGCTTCTAAGGCTTGCAGCGCATCTTTTGTGGCTTGAATCGTTTGCACACTGGATGTCCAAAATTCTGCGGCTTTTTGGTTCACTATTTGCCATTCGTCACTCGCCCGTAAGCGGGTGATCGCTTCTGCCCGAATTACGGGATGCAGCCAGTATTCTCCATGCTGACATTCCACGAGCGATCGGTTGCGGAGGGAGGCGATCGTTTGTCGCTGCTGAGCTGAGGGAACATCCCACAGTAAACAACGTAATCCCTGAATTGAAATGCTGGGCACATCCTGGTAACGGTAACATCCCAGACGGCAAAACAGGCGATAGGCTTGGGGATCGAGGTTTTGCAAACGGTTTGCTTGACTGGTGACTAAATCCTTGACATCGGTTGTTCCCAACAGATCAACCTCGTATTCGTGCCAATAGGCAACCATATCACCTGCAAAATCTTCCTGAATGATGCCAGACAGAATTCCCATTGCTTTGGCATTACCGCCATAGGACTGGTGCATTTTTTGCAGCGTTGATGCGTCAACTGCAATCTGACGATCGCAAAAATACTGTTGCCATGCCGATTGATCTAATCCCGGAAGTCGATAGTGGGTAACGTTCAGACTGGATTCACACAGGCGATCGCGGCTGGTTATCAACGTGACTGACTGCACCCTGGAGTCTGCCAGAATCCGAAGCAATTCAACATAGCTGCGGTGGGCAGCGAGCAATCGTCCCTGCTGGTCGAGGGCGGGTTCCAAATTATCAATCAGGATGCCGATCCGGCGGGTGTGCAATTGTCGTTTGAGCCGCCCCAGAGTAACGCCGAACTCAATCCCCGGTTCCAATCCCAAATCCTGTTTCAACCATTCTTCTACGACCCGTTCAGCGGCAGTAATATTTTGAGTTTCCTTCGCCATCAACAGTTCGAGAACCAACTCAAATTCCTGAGTTTGCAGAAATTGTTGCGCTAATGTGGTTTTTCCTAAGCCACCTTCACCCTGAATAACAATGACGTTGTTTCCTTGATGAATGAGCGTATTGAGGTAGGCGATCGCGGCAGTGCGTCCAATGAAATGGGGAGAGGGGGAGAGGGGGAGATGGAGGGATGGGGTGTGAAGGGTGGGGGATGGGGTGTGGAGATGGCGGACTAAAGCGGAACGGCAGTTGGTTTTGGTGATTTTTTCACCCAGGTGTTTAGAGAGGAGTTTCCACAGGTCAGAACTGACATCTTTGACATGCCCCTCCGTGCAACCGTAGGACAGGGCAATTTCAAAATACTTTTTTCCCTGCCACACCTTCCACAGGATGGTTCGTTGCAAATCATTTAAGCGTTGTCCGGTTTTGCTTAGAACCAGCGTATCGACCCATGCCAATATTGCTTCGGCGTCCATTTATGGGAAGTGGGGAGTGGGAGTACTCTGTCAATTTCTAACGTTTTCTGAGCGCGATTGTCATTCGCTTGAATGGCGCTGAATTTCTGCTGCAATTTGTTTCATCAATTCCTGATCCCGTTCAAAATCAAATTTAATCTCGTCCCTATTCTGGTAAAACCA from Kovacikia minuta CCNUW1 carries:
- a CDS encoding WD40 domain-containing protein — encoded protein: MTVEEGLALIEQVLPQGQLSKVQTIVFRHAWEGQSYKEIAEQFDYTLGYIKDTGSDLWKMLSDVMGEKVTRRNFQVVLKRAMRQRAEGGGQKAEAKSDDSSTQNSKLKTQNYLPASHTPYPTPHQDWGTAIDVSIFYNRTVELATLDQWVGQDRCRVVAILGMGGMGKTSLSVKLAEQVQEGFEYLIWRSLRHAPALSELLADVMRVLSNQQEGKLPETTEGQISALIKSLRQHRCLLVLDNLESILQSGQQTGCYRADYEDYGQLISRVSDERHQSCLLLTSREKPGEILIREGETLPVRSLQLSGLQHAAGEKILQEKGLIDSAATCGQLIDHYSGNPLALKIAAATIRSLFSGNIATFLSQGTVVFGDVSELLNQQFNRLSALEQQVMYWLAIAREWITLEELQADIVPAVSQRDLLETLVSLQGRSLIESNGIGFSQQPVVMDYMTQRLVKQFYNDISARKLRYFSQYLLIKAQAKDYIREAQVRLILQPVRDKLLAAFETQQNLESQLNSLLPLLRNQSLAKEGYAAGNLLNLFWQLQSNLNDRDFSNLAIRQAYLPNVTLHRANFTHCQIEQSVFAETFGGVISVAFSPDGQRLATSDTSSDIQIWEVSSGRQLLICKGHNHWTWAVAFSPNGQFLASASDDYLVKLWDAQTGDCLKTFVGHTYSVNAIAFSPNGHFLATSSQDATIRLWDLRISGHSSPTIACEDRSDVANDSMQLLGHLSRVWSVAFSPDGKTLASGSEDQTIKLWDWHTGECLKTLTGHQGWIKAIAFSSIGTHLASGSFDHTIKIWDGETGACLRTLYGHTSTVTTISFSPDGQLLASSSYDQTLKLWDVQTGQCVKTLYGHGNRVWSVAFSPTGQQLASGGDDHAAKLWDIKTGQCLKTIKGTY
- a CDS encoding WD40 repeat domain-containing protein, with amino-acid sequence MEIALSPDGHHLASGHEDQNVRLWGVSTRKCVQTLQGHTNRVWSVAFKPQSVPDDESSEDNCKATITLASGSADQTIKLWNWQTGQCVKTLYGHSSWVWSVAFSPDGAWIASGSYDRTIKLWDVDAGKCVKTLEEHTAPVTSVALSPDGQWLGSGSFDATVKLWEVATGQCLKTFIGHQNSVWQVEFSPDGQKLVSCSFDLTIKLWDVQSGECLQTFEGHTAAIATVRFSPNGQQLISGGFDQTIQIWDIATGKSIQVLQGHTGIVSTLVCQSVNLSSECVRGGGQNHACLSGSTLRSQRDALSPPASCSIFSGSFDETIKCWSLETRSCHSTLRVPRPYEGMNISHTTGLNEAQRVTLSALGATSDKS
- a CDS encoding NB-ARC domain-containing protein: MDAEAILAWVDTLVLSKTGQRLNDLQRTILWKVWQGKKYFEIALSYGCTEGHVKDVSSDLWKLLSKHLGEKITKTNCRSALVRHLHTPSPTLHTPSLHLPLSPSPHFIGRTAAIAYLNTLIHQGNNVIVIQGEGGLGKTTLAQQFLQTQEFELVLELLMAKETQNITAAERVVEEWLKQDLGLEPGIEFGVTLGRLKRQLHTRRIGILIDNLEPALDQQGRLLAAHRSYVELLRILADSRVQSVTLITSRDRLCESSLNVTHYRLPGLDQSAWQQYFCDRQIAVDASTLQKMHQSYGGNAKAMGILSGIIQEDFAGDMVAYWHEYEVDLLGTTDVKDLVTSQANRLQNLDPQAYRLFCRLGCYRYQDVPSISIQGLRCLLWDVPSAQQRQTIASLRNRSLVECQHGEYWLHPVIRAEAITRLRASDEWQIVNQKAAEFWTSSVQTIQATKDALQALEAYYHCIAVQDYEAASQVILRSRNNQWQQFLPLGSTLYRMGLLQPVLAAILPIIPHIQSHNHLSELYNILGDLYWITGKIHAAIACQEKTISLATQALQTLTDALETKHQRYYLKMLEVDSRLSIGLYQIDLWELEFAALQFQQVIDLATNTAHHRWAEKATVCLALVKSYSGLKEESTTLADVVYQSLLDQHLTEQTGRFAYFIQILGQTYVNLGEFAQATELFQKVLTFAEAGHYTQTKAKALIGLAEIQRQQARFDVALNNHLTAIDLLDKIGAKCDLAQAYFQLGLTYQSMGKASDSQTNCDRAIQLFTEMQAPKQVKKVLNRGLDI